GATGGCCGACTGCAGCGCAGAGCCGACGATGCCGGCGTTGTTCTTCAACGCGGCGACCTGGATCGGCGTGTTGATCTCCAGCAGTGGAAGGTAGTCGTCGCTGCGCTTGGAAATCCCGCCGCCGATGATGAACAGGTTCGGGGAGAACAGGAACTCCACGTGCGAGAAGAACCGCTGCAGGCGCGCGGCGTAGTCCGGCCAGGACAGGTCCTCGCGTTCGCGGGCGGCGGCCGAGGCCCGCGTCTCGGCGCCGGCGCCGTCGAGCTCCAGGTGGCCGAGCTCCACATTGGGAACCAGCACGCCGTCGTGGATCAGCGCCGAACCGATGCCGGTGCCCAGGGTGATCACCAGCACCGAGCCGGCCACGTCGCGGCCCGCGCCGTAGCGGACCTCGGAGAGTCCTGCGGCATCGGCATCGTTCATCACGTGCACGGGACGGTCGAGCGCGGAGCGGAGCAGCCCGTCCACGTCGGTATCGATCCAGGACTTGTCGATGTTCGCCGCCGAGCGGGCCACTCCGTGGTGGATGATCGCCGGGAAGCA
Above is a window of Paeniglutamicibacter cryotolerans DNA encoding:
- the ppgK gene encoding polyphosphate--glucose phosphotransferase — encoded protein: MSKHKNSHRHTVAIGVDIGGTGIKGGIVDLESGTLLGDRFRIDTPQPSTPEAVAEVVARIVAELDSRPEAPGSGSPVGVCFPAIIHHGVARSAANIDKSWIDTDVDGLLRSALDRPVHVMNDADAAGLSEVRYGAGRDVAGSVLVITLGTGIGSALIHDGVLVPNVELGHLELDGAGAETRASAAAREREDLSWPDYAARLQRFFSHVEFLFSPNLFIIGGGISKRSDDYLPLLEINTPIQVAALKNNAGIVGSALQSAIAEKLA